One region of Macadamia integrifolia cultivar HAES 741 chromosome 11, SCU_Mint_v3, whole genome shotgun sequence genomic DNA includes:
- the LOC122093418 gene encoding COP1-interactive protein 1-like: MTEHHWRDEIKSLLGSRVAPEKTEQLEETKKEIENKVKRILNKDEGEEENLNIELQLVDLVVEYHKQCQSLYEHHDDHAAELKENFRYQEGTSSGQYSDSNPSSEEKPSGSIKQQIEAANDKGKKFSEDLQARDDQLKDENSTLWDENGAVKHEWVFVNEGAADLTQERCSAQVENLVLVSKTVEIANTMEWEHRIIQGLQFELASLQTQKKELEEQFEEQNLKLQLVQTELRDKILELERISKEKEDNQSKLKLQIAGEKQEAEGSQTSKVASLQKALKNSTEEHKQLQHQSQENYQSKLDFKDEMIDSYIEMKEGVIIRNEMIVMFQNEKNMTEINLLLSNDKLHATEQLLAEKKEAYRKEEEKFQQECKELKDQNSKLSNEIAAAERDLIEIRSSLEKTRNSFSRLEVVFQEFRENDSSFHSRVVEVSEALWIVNNLLMDTNGKIEELEERLNVKEDEVLKIEEEKKEVIRCSACVPL; the protein is encoded by the exons ATGACGGAACATCACTGGAGGGATGAAATAAAATCCCTTTTGGGGTCTCGTGTTGCTCCTGAAAAAACTGAACAGCTTGAAGAGACGAAAAAAG aaattgaaaataaagtgaaaagGATCTTGAAcaaagatgaaggagaagaggagaactTGAACATAGAGTTACAACTTGTTGACCTAGTCGTGGAGTACCACAAACAGTGCCAATCACTCTATGAACATCATGATGATCATGCTGCAGAGTTAAAGGAGAATTTTCGTTACCAAGAAGGAACAAGTTCCGGCCAATATTCTGATTCGAATCCTTCTTCTGAGGAGAAACCCAGTGGAAGCATTAAACAACAAATTGAAGCTGCAAATGATAAGGGGAAGAAATTCTCTGAAGACCTGCAAGCCAGAGATGATCAGTTGAAGGATGAGAATTCAACATTGTGGGATGAGAATGGAGCAGTAAAACATGAATGGGTATTTGTAAATGAGGGAGCTGCTGATTTAACTCAGGAACGGTGTTCTGCTCAGGTGGAGAACCTGGTACTGGTTTCAAAAACTGTAGAAATTGCAAATACCATGGAGTGGGAACACAGAATAATACAGGGTTTACAATTTGAGCTGGCCTCTTTACAAACCCAGAAAAAGGAACTGGAAGAGCAGTTTGAAGAGCAAAATTTAAAGCTGCAGTTGGTTCAAACTGAACTAcgggacaaaattttagaattggaaagaatatcaaaagagaaagaggataaCCAAAGCAAATTGAAATTGCAGATTGCAGGAGAAAAGCAAGAAGCTGAAGGAAGTCAGACTAGCAAGGTTGCTAGTCTGCAGAAAGCACTGAAAAATTCAACTGAAGAGCACAAACAACTTCAGCATCAGTCTCAGGAAAACTACCAGTCAAAACTTGACTTTAAAGATGAGATGATTGATTCGTATATTGAGATGAAGGAAGGAGTAATAATTAGAAACGAAATGATTGTAATGTTTCAGAATGAGAAAAACATGACTGAAATTAACCTGCTGCTCTCAAACGATAAGCTTCATGCCACAGAACAATTACTTGCTGAGAAGAAAGAAGCctacagaaaagaagaagagaagttccAACAAGAATGTAAAGAACTCAAGGATCAAAATTCCAAATTGTCCAATGAGATTGCTGCGGCTGAGAGAGATCTCATTGAGATCAGGAGTTCACTGGAGAAGACACGAAATtcattttccagacttgaagtAGTGTTCCAGGAGTTCCGGGAAAATGACAGTTCCTTCCACAGCCGTGTTGTTGAAGTCTCAGAAGCACTTTGGATTGTAAATAACTTGCTTATGGACACAAATGGTAAGATAGAAGAATTGGAGGAGAGACTCAACGTGAAAGAAGATGAGGTGCTCaaaatagaggaagagaagaaagaagtgaTAAGGTGCTCAGCATGTGTACCACTGTAA
- the LOC122093035 gene encoding uncharacterized protein LOC122093035, whose product MVNMMFRSQIGRNMEVYIDDMLDKSTKRHYAKSTKGFVGDTSGVEHWPTSSSAIERSSKKANHIFLDEIKKRLDWEKKNWADQLLSVLWAYRTSAQTPTGETPFWLAYGTKALTPMEVTQASFRSAVFEASQNKAGLQANTDFIDEVREEALDQNETYKQKV is encoded by the exons atggtgaataTGATGTTTCGAAGCCAGATCGGGAGAAATATGGAAGTTTACATTGATGATATGCTGGACAAGAGCACGAAGAGACACTACGCGAAGTCCACGAAGGGATTTGTGGGGGACACATCGGGGGTAGAGCACTGGCCTACAAG CTCATCCGCAATCGAACGATCAAGCAAAAAAGCCAACCATATATTTCtagatgaaataaaaaagaggttggactgggagaagaagaactgggcAGATCAActactcagtgtactttgggcTTATCGCACTTCAGCTCAGACCCCCACAGGAGAGACACCATTTTGGTTGGCATACGGGACTAAAGCGTTAACCCCTATGGAGGTAACCCAAGCCTCATTTCGATCAGCAGTGTTCGAAGCCTCACAGAACAAAGCCGGGCTCCAAGCAAACACTGACTTTATAGACGAAGTTCGGGAGGAAGCACTTGATCaaaatgaaacctacaagcagAAAGTCTGA